Proteins encoded within one genomic window of Halodesulfurarchaeum formicicum:
- a CDS encoding aminoacyl--tRNA ligase-related protein, which produces MRRTDLFVPTSKEAESSAQVRSAELALRSGLVDHPGAGIFSYSPTGERVRKNISDIIREKMNDIGAQEVSLPGLQYADIWRKSGRWEEFEGEMFTFQNREGKDMCLATTHEEPMAGLVRERVRSPKNMPLVLYQIGEKYRDDHPRNGLLRAKQFTMKDAYSFTTDEAALDEIYQEMRAAYIEIFDELGVEYAIVDADPSSMGGTASEEFQAPAEVGSDEMAYCPGDDCHFGTLDFDVDVCPECGTDLVETNSIELGHIFKLGTRYSDPMDLTYDTESGQEEVIMGSYGIGVSRLIPALIEQRNDENGIIWPESVAPFSLSVVPLNEDPEIIEMAEEIHDRVGSEEVLLFDGDTAIGEKFAESDLIGVPAKVILGNTFLEDGELEVEFRDGGREYYEPADFFETYA; this is translated from the coding sequence ATGCGACGAACAGATCTCTTCGTTCCAACCTCGAAGGAGGCCGAATCGAGCGCCCAGGTCCGGAGCGCCGAACTCGCGCTCCGGAGCGGCCTCGTCGACCACCCCGGTGCGGGCATCTTCAGTTACTCCCCGACCGGCGAGCGAGTGCGCAAGAACATCTCCGATATCATCCGGGAGAAGATGAACGATATCGGGGCCCAGGAGGTCTCACTGCCCGGGCTCCAGTACGCCGATATCTGGCGGAAGAGCGGCCGCTGGGAGGAGTTCGAGGGCGAGATGTTCACCTTCCAGAACCGGGAGGGCAAGGACATGTGCCTGGCGACGACCCACGAGGAACCCATGGCCGGTCTCGTCCGCGAACGGGTCCGATCCCCGAAGAACATGCCGCTGGTCCTCTACCAGATCGGGGAGAAGTACCGGGACGACCACCCCCGAAACGGGCTGCTCCGGGCCAAGCAGTTCACCATGAAAGACGCCTACTCCTTCACCACGGACGAGGCGGCCCTGGACGAGATTTACCAGGAGATGCGAGCGGCCTATATCGAGATTTTCGACGAACTCGGTGTGGAGTACGCCATCGTGGACGCCGACCCGAGTTCGATGGGCGGCACCGCCTCCGAGGAGTTCCAGGCCCCCGCCGAAGTCGGCTCCGACGAGATGGCCTACTGTCCGGGCGATGACTGTCACTTCGGGACCCTGGATTTCGACGTCGATGTGTGCCCCGAGTGTGGAACCGACCTCGTCGAGACCAACTCGATCGAACTGGGTCATATCTTCAAACTCGGCACCCGGTACAGCGATCCCATGGATCTGACCTACGACACCGAGTCCGGTCAGGAAGAGGTCATCATGGGCTCGTATGGGATTGGGGTCAGTCGACTGATTCCGGCCCTCATCGAACAGCGAAACGACGAGAACGGTATCATTTGGCCTGAATCGGTCGCGCCGTTCTCCTTGAGTGTGGTTCCGCTCAACGAGGATCCCGAGATCATCGAGATGGCCGAAGAAATCCACGATCGGGTCGGCTCCGAGGAGGTCCTGCTCTTCGATGGCGACACCGCGATCGGCGAGAAGTTCGCCGAATCAGATTTGATCGGGGTCCCGGCGAAAGTGATTCTGGGGAATACGTTCCTCGAAGATGGTGAACTCGAAGTGGAGTTCCGCGACGGCGGCCGCGAGTACTACGAACCGGCGGACTTCTTCGAGACCTACGCTTGA
- a CDS encoding SOUL family heme-binding protein, which translates to MRTLTKAAAIGGGLLAGWIAWGLYAGRSAETVPYEVRETFEDVEIRQYPRTVVAETTARNEMTAFRRLFDYITGSNEGRESVSMTAPVKTVTGQSISMTAPVRSESTGEGELTRMAFYLPAEYDIESAPEPTDADVELREEPARTLAVIEFSWYAPDWRVRAYCDRLRSVLDSEGIEMVGEPFLLRYDDPGTPPFMRRNEVGIEVEPPEA; encoded by the coding sequence ATGCGAACACTTACGAAGGCCGCGGCGATCGGTGGCGGCCTCCTCGCAGGCTGGATCGCGTGGGGCCTGTACGCCGGCCGATCGGCCGAGACCGTCCCCTACGAGGTACGAGAGACCTTCGAAGACGTTGAGATTCGCCAGTATCCCCGAACCGTCGTCGCCGAGACGACCGCTCGAAACGAGATGACTGCCTTCCGGCGGCTCTTCGATTACATCACGGGTTCGAACGAGGGTCGGGAGTCGGTCTCGATGACCGCGCCCGTCAAGACGGTGACCGGGCAGTCCATCTCGATGACCGCACCGGTTCGGTCCGAATCGACTGGCGAGGGCGAGCTCACCCGAATGGCCTTCTACCTCCCGGCGGAGTACGACATCGAGTCCGCGCCCGAGCCAACTGACGCGGACGTAGAGCTCCGCGAGGAGCCAGCCCGAACCCTGGCCGTCATCGAGTTTTCGTGGTACGCGCCGGACTGGCGAGTCCGGGCCTACTGTGATCGGCTGCGGTCCGTCCTCGATTCGGAAGGGATCGAAATGGTCGGGGAGCCGTTCCTGCTGCGATACGATGATCCCGGAACGCCGCCCTTCATGCGCCGCAACGAGGTCGGCATCGAAGTCGAACCGCCGGAGGCGTAG
- a CDS encoding ferrous iron transporter B, with the protein MSEPPILLMGHPNVGKSAMFNRLAGADITESNYPGTTVDYTESDLAVEGTTRRIIDVPGTFSLDPKDSAESVAVDLLDKNPDATVVCVLDATRIERGLNLAVEILERGYDLIVALNMWDEAASGNIDIDVDELSSVLDVPVVPTVATEGTGIKTLIDRLPEASPTPIGSVLDAVGFTRAEALDSATRWDLVDAIVDATVEYGETEPTLPELIGTLTVKPWTGLPFALAALYGMWAFFSAVAGFFTDGYFVPLFDAHWLPWLQETFPFEGTWLYFILVGDPAATNSFEAFGMLTSGLFVAIGVVLPAVFALYLVLAVLEDSGYMARLAVLLDTIFHKIGLHGFAIVPMVLSFGCNVPGVAATRSFETEKQRFVMMTLLSVFIPCGAQLAVMLSLIPQYTGFIVLYLLAGFFVFGAILDKLVPGSSPELIVDVPPLREPRIGNIATKLTLRTREFLKSAVPFVLLGVGIINVLYLGGAIEWLAGALEPVLTGWFGVPTDTIPALIAGFLRKDLAVAQLSAISMTPFQTVMSVIMVSIYFPCLATFAMLIKEGSKSGGVVKMLGGALLTLVAALFLWGGLFHLGGILTGVA; encoded by the coding sequence ATGAGCGAGCCACCCATTCTCCTGATGGGACACCCCAACGTGGGGAAAAGCGCGATGTTCAACCGTCTGGCGGGGGCGGACATCACCGAGTCGAACTACCCGGGAACGACAGTCGATTACACGGAGAGCGATCTGGCTGTCGAGGGCACGACCCGCCGGATTATCGACGTCCCGGGGACCTTCTCGCTCGATCCGAAGGACAGCGCTGAATCGGTCGCCGTCGATCTGTTGGACAAGAACCCGGACGCGACCGTGGTGTGTGTCCTCGACGCCACCCGGATCGAACGGGGACTCAATCTCGCTGTCGAGATCCTCGAACGGGGCTATGATCTTATCGTCGCGCTCAACATGTGGGACGAGGCCGCCTCGGGGAACATCGACATCGACGTCGACGAACTGTCCTCGGTCCTCGACGTGCCAGTGGTTCCAACCGTCGCCACGGAGGGAACCGGTATCAAGACCCTCATCGACCGGCTTCCCGAGGCGAGTCCGACGCCTATCGGGTCGGTGCTCGACGCGGTTGGGTTCACGAGGGCGGAGGCCCTCGATTCCGCGACCCGCTGGGATCTGGTCGACGCGATCGTCGATGCGACCGTGGAGTACGGCGAGACCGAACCCACACTGCCGGAGTTGATCGGAACCCTGACGGTCAAGCCCTGGACCGGGTTGCCATTCGCGCTCGCCGCACTCTACGGGATGTGGGCCTTCTTCAGCGCGGTTGCGGGCTTTTTCACCGACGGGTATTTCGTGCCGCTCTTTGACGCTCACTGGTTGCCGTGGCTCCAGGAGACGTTCCCCTTCGAGGGGACCTGGCTTTACTTCATCCTGGTTGGCGATCCAGCGGCGACGAACTCGTTCGAGGCGTTTGGTATGCTCACGAGTGGACTGTTCGTGGCGATCGGGGTCGTCCTCCCCGCGGTCTTCGCGCTGTATCTCGTCCTCGCGGTGCTTGAGGACTCCGGGTACATGGCCCGGTTAGCGGTGCTCCTGGACACGATCTTTCACAAGATCGGCCTCCACGGTTTCGCGATCGTGCCAATGGTGCTCTCCTTTGGGTGCAACGTTCCGGGGGTCGCCGCCACACGGTCCTTCGAGACGGAGAAACAGCGCTTCGTGATGATGACGCTGCTCTCGGTTTTCATCCCCTGTGGCGCCCAACTCGCGGTGATGCTCTCGCTGATTCCGCAGTATACCGGATTTATCGTCCTCTACCTCCTCGCCGGTTTCTTCGTGTTCGGCGCGATCCTGGACAAACTCGTTCCCGGATCCTCCCCCGAACTCATCGTCGACGTCCCGCCACTGCGGGAACCCCGAATCGGTAACATCGCGACCAAACTCACGCTACGGACCCGCGAATTCCTCAAATCAGCCGTTCCGTTCGTCCTGCTGGGGGTGGGGATCATCAACGTCCTCTACCTGGGTGGGGCGATCGAATGGCTCGCCGGGGCGCTGGAACCGGTTCTCACCGGGTGGTTCGGCGTTCCGACTGATACTATTCCCGCGCTGATCGCCGGGTTCCTCCGCAAGGACCTCGCTGTGGCACAGTTGAGTGCGATCTCGATGACGCCGTTCCAGACAGTCATGTCAGTGATCATGGTCAGTATCTACTTCCCCTGCCTCGCGACCTTCGCGATGCTCATCAAGGAAGGTTCGAAGAGTGGTGGCGTTGTCAAAATGCTGGGTGGCGCACTGTTGACGCTGGTCGCCGCGCTCTTCCTCTGGGGTGGGCTTTTCCACCTGGGTGGCATCCTCACGGGGGTGGCCTGA
- a CDS encoding histone deacetylase family protein, protein MTMGLIYHDAYLKHEHTPTHPERRERLQYTMDQLREEGVLDDEAVWQLDPVEVTDEQIARVHTQRYVDRLRSMSATGTGRLSADTHVSEHTWETAKLSAGGVLRGLEAVESGEVASAFVMARPGGHHAFANDGHGFCYLNNTAVGIRHLQATTDVDRVLIWDWDAHHGDGTESIFYEDPSVLVMSTHQDGRTLFPGTGDVTDVGEGEGEGYNVNVPLPPKTTDEAYLQVVEEIFRPIAEQYDPDLVFVEAGQDNHFTDPITDLGVTAQGYAALMDAAVDAADTLADGDIVASLAGGYGIEGGLPYTNLAVIATLLGYETAYIREPAIYEPPTENPDVSGVIQQVKEVHGEYWDLPAD, encoded by the coding sequence ATGACGATGGGACTGATCTATCACGACGCGTATCTCAAACACGAACACACCCCTACCCATCCCGAGCGACGGGAACGGCTCCAGTACACGATGGATCAGCTCCGGGAGGAGGGAGTCCTCGATGACGAGGCCGTGTGGCAGCTGGACCCCGTCGAAGTCACCGACGAGCAGATCGCCCGGGTTCACACCCAGCGATACGTCGACCGATTGCGGTCCATGTCCGCGACCGGGACCGGCCGACTCAGTGCCGACACCCACGTTTCGGAGCACACCTGGGAAACGGCCAAACTCTCTGCCGGTGGCGTGCTCCGGGGGCTCGAAGCCGTCGAGTCCGGCGAGGTAGCCTCCGCGTTCGTCATGGCCCGTCCCGGTGGGCATCATGCCTTTGCGAATGACGGGCACGGCTTCTGCTATCTCAACAACACGGCCGTGGGCATCCGCCACTTGCAGGCCACGACGGACGTGGACCGGGTGCTGATCTGGGACTGGGACGCCCATCACGGGGACGGGACCGAATCGATCTTCTACGAGGACCCGTCGGTCCTGGTCATGTCGACCCATCAGGACGGCCGGACACTGTTCCCCGGCACGGGCGATGTCACGGACGTCGGCGAGGGGGAGGGAGAGGGGTACAACGTCAACGTTCCCCTGCCCCCGAAAACGACCGACGAGGCCTACCTGCAGGTCGTCGAAGAGATCTTTCGACCCATCGCCGAGCAGTACGACCCCGACCTGGTGTTCGTCGAGGCCGGCCAGGACAATCACTTCACCGACCCGATCACGGACCTCGGTGTGACCGCCCAGGGGTACGCCGCGCTCATGGACGCGGCGGTGGACGCCGCCGATACCCTGGCAGACGGCGATATAGTCGCCTCGCTCGCAGGCGGCTACGGTATCGAAGGCGGGCTTCCGTACACGAACCTCGCCGTGATCGCTACGCTCCTGGGCTACGAGACGGCCTACATCCGGGAACCGGCGATTTACGAACCCCCGACCGAGAATCCTGACGTTTCAGGGGTCATCCAGCAGGTGAAAGAGGTCCACGGGGAGTACTGGGATCTCCCGGCTGATTGA
- a CDS encoding RNA-guided endonuclease InsQ/TnpB family protein, whose protein sequence is MSNQVVTRTVKASIQNQPQVRDDLDSHAYAASKLWNVGRWTVQRVWDAIGYIPEATELTSYLKGHARYDDLHSQSSQKVLQELSDAFHSWYEQDNPDHNPPGYRKRGDAHPRSTVTWKNNGFKLDTDNNRVRLSKGANMKPSRYAADYILCEYEEQADYSLDDIDRVQTVRAVWTGEKWELHFVSKLPMETAESGGEKTAGIDLGISNTAAVSVGDETLLYPGNALKEDAHYFRQIEYDTEGEDGPSQTAEWARQKKARRQEHFLHAVSKDIVQECDERNVGTIAVGHPKNIRQDGDWGRHGNKRLHDWAFETLIQQIEYKAEERGIEAERVDEGSLKTSKTCCECGMVSDSNRVERGLYVCEACGLVANSDLNAAENMRATVTPNPSQDRSNGCLAQPSVRLFDKQTGQIAPQEQVVP, encoded by the coding sequence GTGTCGAATCAGGTCGTCACACGGACGGTGAAAGCCAGCATTCAAAACCAGCCACAGGTCCGTGACGACCTCGATTCGCATGCCTACGCCGCTAGTAAACTCTGGAACGTCGGGCGGTGGACGGTTCAACGAGTTTGGGATGCCATTGGCTACATCCCTGAGGCTACTGAACTCACGTCGTACCTGAAAGGCCACGCCAGATACGACGACCTGCACAGTCAATCAAGTCAGAAAGTTCTTCAGGAGCTTTCTGACGCCTTTCACTCCTGGTACGAACAGGACAACCCAGATCACAACCCGCCTGGCTACCGGAAGCGCGGTGACGCTCACCCGCGTTCGACAGTGACCTGGAAAAATAACGGCTTCAAGCTGGATACGGACAACAACCGAGTCCGCCTCTCGAAAGGGGCGAACATGAAGCCTTCACGGTATGCCGCTGACTACATCCTCTGCGAATACGAGGAGCAAGCCGACTATTCTCTCGACGATATCGACCGAGTCCAAACCGTTCGAGCGGTCTGGACTGGCGAAAAATGGGAGTTGCATTTCGTCTCCAAACTCCCCATGGAAACAGCGGAGAGTGGCGGTGAGAAGACCGCGGGGATCGACCTTGGGATTTCGAACACAGCGGCAGTCTCAGTTGGAGACGAGACGCTATTGTACCCGGGCAACGCGCTGAAAGAAGACGCCCACTACTTCCGGCAAATCGAGTACGACACAGAAGGTGAAGACGGACCGAGTCAGACGGCTGAGTGGGCGCGACAGAAAAAGGCCCGACGCCAAGAGCACTTTCTGCACGCTGTCTCGAAAGATATCGTTCAAGAGTGCGATGAACGAAATGTGGGGACGATAGCTGTCGGTCATCCCAAGAACATCCGCCAGGATGGAGACTGGGGACGACACGGGAACAAACGCCTGCATGACTGGGCGTTTGAAACACTCATCCAGCAGATCGAGTACAAGGCCGAAGAGCGTGGGATAGAGGCTGAACGTGTTGATGAAGGCAGTCTGAAAACCTCGAAAACGTGTTGTGAGTGTGGGATGGTGTCGGATTCAAACCGTGTTGAGCGTGGGTTGTACGTCTGTGAGGCCTGTGGATTAGTCGCGAATAGTGATCTGAATGCGGCGGAGAATATGCGAGCGACGGTAACTCCGAATCCCTCACAGGATAGGAGTAACGGCTGTTTGGCCCAGCCATCGGTCCGCCTGTTCGACAAACAGACGGGGCAAATTGCCCCACAAGAACAGGTGGTTCCGTGA
- a CDS encoding oxidoreductase codes for MSANGWTDADLPDLSGRTAIVTGANSGIGYELTRMLAEAGAHVVMATRSVKRGQAAARDLRGELEGELSVRRCDLADLDSVRAFTSDFIRDFERLDVLFNNAGVMAIPRSETADGFETQFGVNHLGHFALTGLLFERLRETPGESRVLTQSSGFHQRGRIDFDDLQSEASYDKWDAYAQSKLANVLFAYELDRRVDRAGIEGLTSVATHPGYADTNLQRRGPEQAGSQLRLWLMKAANALFAQSPRKGAWPMLYAATAEELTGGEYVGPTGLFNMRGPPGVQSSSDRSSDETLAKRLWDVSEGLTGIDFEIE; via the coding sequence ATGAGCGCTAACGGCTGGACTGACGCCGACCTCCCGGACCTCTCGGGTCGAACGGCGATCGTGACAGGGGCCAACAGCGGAATCGGCTACGAGTTGACCCGGATGCTTGCCGAGGCAGGCGCACACGTGGTCATGGCCACGAGGAGTGTCAAACGCGGCCAGGCGGCCGCCAGAGACCTGCGAGGTGAGCTTGAGGGTGAACTTTCCGTTCGGCGGTGTGACCTGGCGGACCTCGATTCGGTCCGTGCGTTCACGTCCGATTTCATCCGGGACTTCGAGCGCCTCGACGTGTTGTTCAACAACGCTGGCGTGATGGCGATCCCCCGCAGCGAGACTGCAGACGGCTTCGAGACACAGTTCGGCGTCAATCACCTGGGGCACTTCGCGCTGACTGGCCTGCTCTTCGAGCGGCTTCGTGAGACCCCCGGCGAGAGTCGCGTGCTGACTCAGTCGAGTGGGTTCCACCAGCGCGGGCGAATCGACTTCGACGATCTCCAGAGTGAGGCGTCCTACGACAAGTGGGACGCCTACGCCCAGAGCAAACTGGCGAACGTCCTCTTTGCCTACGAACTCGACCGGCGGGTCGACCGAGCCGGAATCGAGGGGCTCACGAGTGTCGCCACCCACCCCGGCTACGCGGACACGAACCTCCAGCGTCGCGGCCCCGAGCAGGCCGGCTCCCAACTCCGGCTCTGGCTCATGAAAGCCGCCAACGCCCTCTTCGCCCAGTCACCTCGAAAGGGTGCCTGGCCGATGTTGTACGCCGCGACGGCCGAGGAACTCACTGGTGGGGAGTACGTCGGGCCGACAGGACTGTTCAACATGCGTGGGCCACCGGGCGTCCAGTCGTCGAGTGATCGGTCCTCCGACGAGACTCTCGCAAAGCGGCTCTGGGACGTTTCGGAGGGCCTGACGGGGATCGACTTCGAAATCGAGTAA